The Vitis riparia cultivar Riparia Gloire de Montpellier isolate 1030 chromosome 3, EGFV_Vit.rip_1.0, whole genome shotgun sequence genome includes a region encoding these proteins:
- the LOC117911072 gene encoding RNA N6-adenosine-methyltransferase mettl16 isoform X1 gives MGGKKRRRVERPSIHPRNKYSVNPPDFALLASLYPSFKPFVFLNRAGRPTIDWTDFNATRELTRVLLLHDHGLNWWIPDGQLCPTVPNRSNYIHWIEDLLSSDIIPKTSSDGNNVRGFDIGTGANCIYPLLGASLLGWSFVGTDVTDVALEWAEKNVKSNPHISELIEIRKVESDGSTPSGEGLHIGESFVVEGEKDLSGINAGDTQPLPSCSLDADLGSNKSYHGPPVLLGVLKDGENLDFCMCNPPFFETMEEAGLNPKTSCGGTPEEMVCPGGEQAFITRIIDDSVILKQSFRWYTSMVGKKSNLKILVSKLRNVGVTIVKTTEFVQGQTCRWGIAWSFVPSARKMILPHVAKKNNQAFMLEGLQRQFSAINVLQSVESFFCTIGASCKSNASSFTVDVAISNDHCNAILKTEVQGYNELNNYQYMQEICDGSSLPPLFEELCFRISVFQQIPGTLLVRGSLKDRESPGSGVFWSIFQQLEEVLKNKFCREKAS, from the exons ATGGGTGGCAAGAAGAGGAGGAGAGTGGAGCGGCCGTCGATACATCCCCGAAACAAGTACTCCGTAAACCCGCCCGATTTCGCCCTCTTGGCTTCCCTCTACCCATCCTTCAAGCCCTTCGTTTTCTTGAACCGCGCCGGTCGACCCACAATCGATTGGACCGATTTTAACGCCACCCGAGAGCTGACCCGAGTGCTTCTCCTCCACGACCATGGCCTAAATTG GTGGATTCCTGATGGGCAGCTTTGCCCTACAGTTCCAAACAGATCAAACTATATCCATTGGATTGAAGATCTTCTGTCTTCTGACATTATTCCTAAGACAAGCAGTGATGGAAATAATGTGAGGGGTTTTGACATTGGAACTGGAGCCAATTGCATTTACCCACTTCTTGGTGCATCTCTTTTGGGATGGAGCTTTGTTGGGACAG ATGTGACAGATGTAGCGCTGGAGTGGGCAGAGAAGAATGTTAAAAGTAATCCGCATATTTcagaattaattgaaattagAAAGGTTGAAAGTGATGGCAGCACCCCTTCTGGGGAGGGGTTGCATATTGGTGAGTCATTCGTTGTTGAAGGTGAAAAAGATTTAAGTGGAATTAATGCGGGGGACACACAGCCTTTGCCCTCATGTTCACTTGATGCAGATTTGGGTTCAAATAAAAGTTATCATGGGCCTCCTGTGCTCCTTGGTGTCCTGAAGGATGGTGAGAATCTTGACTTCTGTATGTGTAATCCTCCATTTTTTGAGACCATGGAGGAAGCAGGACTTAACCCAAAAACTTCATGTGGTGGGACCCCAGAGGAGATGGTTTGCCCTGGAGGAGAGCAGGCTTTTATAACCCGTATCATTGACGATAGTGTGATTTTGAAGCAATCTTTTCG GTGGTACACTTCGATGGTTGGGAAGAAATCAAACCTGAAGATCCTTGTATCAAAGCTTCGGAATGTTGGAGTGACCATAGTTAAGACAACTGAATTTGTCCAAGGCCAAACATGTCGTTGGGGGATTGCTTGGTCTTTTGTGCCTTCTGCCAGGAAGATGATATTGCCTCATGTAGCCAAGAAGAACAATCAGGCTTTCATGCTTGAG GGTCTTCAACGCCAATTTAGTGCCATAAATGTGCTACAATCAGTTGAGTCCTTTTTCTGCACTATCGGTGCATCCTGTAAATCCAATGCTTCCTCGTTTACAGTTGAT GTTGCTATATCAAATGATCACTGTAATGCAATCCTGAAGACTGAAGTGCAAGGTTACAATGAACTCAACAATTACCAGTATATGCAAGAGATTTGCGATGGTTCAAGTTTGCCCCCTTTGTTTGAAGAACTATGCTTCCGCATTTCG GTTTTTCAGCAAATTCCTGGGACACTTTTGGTGAGAGGATCATTAAAAGATAGAGAAAGCCCAGGCTCAG GAGTTTTTTGGTCAATATTCCAACAACTAGAGGAAGtactaaaaaataagttttgtagAGAAAAGGCTTCTTAG
- the LOC117911072 gene encoding RNA N6-adenosine-methyltransferase mettl16 isoform X3, giving the protein MGGKKRRRVERPSIHPRNKYSVNPPDFALLASLYPSFKPFVFLNRAGRPTIDWTDFNATRELTRVLLLHDHGLNWWIPDGQLCPTVPNRSNYIHWIEDLLSSDIIPKTSSDGNNVRGFDIGTGANCIYPLLGASLLGWSFVGTDVTDVALEWAEKNVKSNPHISELIEIRKVESDGSTPSGEGLHIGESFVVEGEKDLSGINAGDTQPLPSCSLDADLGSNKSYHGPPVLLGVLKDEEMVCPGGEQAFITRIIDDSVILKQSFRWYTSMVGKKSNLKILVSKLRNVGVTIVKTTEFVQGQTCRWGIAWSFVPSARKMILPHVAKKNNQAFMLEGLQRQFSAINVLQSVESFFCTIGASCKSNASSFTVDVAISNDHCNAILKTEVQGYNELNNYQYMQEICDGSSLPPLFEELCFRISVFQQIPGTLLVRGSLKDRESPGSGVFWSIFQQLEEVLKNKFCREKAS; this is encoded by the exons ATGGGTGGCAAGAAGAGGAGGAGAGTGGAGCGGCCGTCGATACATCCCCGAAACAAGTACTCCGTAAACCCGCCCGATTTCGCCCTCTTGGCTTCCCTCTACCCATCCTTCAAGCCCTTCGTTTTCTTGAACCGCGCCGGTCGACCCACAATCGATTGGACCGATTTTAACGCCACCCGAGAGCTGACCCGAGTGCTTCTCCTCCACGACCATGGCCTAAATTG GTGGATTCCTGATGGGCAGCTTTGCCCTACAGTTCCAAACAGATCAAACTATATCCATTGGATTGAAGATCTTCTGTCTTCTGACATTATTCCTAAGACAAGCAGTGATGGAAATAATGTGAGGGGTTTTGACATTGGAACTGGAGCCAATTGCATTTACCCACTTCTTGGTGCATCTCTTTTGGGATGGAGCTTTGTTGGGACAG ATGTGACAGATGTAGCGCTGGAGTGGGCAGAGAAGAATGTTAAAAGTAATCCGCATATTTcagaattaattgaaattagAAAGGTTGAAAGTGATGGCAGCACCCCTTCTGGGGAGGGGTTGCATATTGGTGAGTCATTCGTTGTTGAAGGTGAAAAAGATTTAAGTGGAATTAATGCGGGGGACACACAGCCTTTGCCCTCATGTTCACTTGATGCAGATTTGGGTTCAAATAAAAGTTATCATGGGCCTCCTGTGCTCCTTGGTGTCCTGAAGGATG AGGAGATGGTTTGCCCTGGAGGAGAGCAGGCTTTTATAACCCGTATCATTGACGATAGTGTGATTTTGAAGCAATCTTTTCG GTGGTACACTTCGATGGTTGGGAAGAAATCAAACCTGAAGATCCTTGTATCAAAGCTTCGGAATGTTGGAGTGACCATAGTTAAGACAACTGAATTTGTCCAAGGCCAAACATGTCGTTGGGGGATTGCTTGGTCTTTTGTGCCTTCTGCCAGGAAGATGATATTGCCTCATGTAGCCAAGAAGAACAATCAGGCTTTCATGCTTGAG GGTCTTCAACGCCAATTTAGTGCCATAAATGTGCTACAATCAGTTGAGTCCTTTTTCTGCACTATCGGTGCATCCTGTAAATCCAATGCTTCCTCGTTTACAGTTGAT GTTGCTATATCAAATGATCACTGTAATGCAATCCTGAAGACTGAAGTGCAAGGTTACAATGAACTCAACAATTACCAGTATATGCAAGAGATTTGCGATGGTTCAAGTTTGCCCCCTTTGTTTGAAGAACTATGCTTCCGCATTTCG GTTTTTCAGCAAATTCCTGGGACACTTTTGGTGAGAGGATCATTAAAAGATAGAGAAAGCCCAGGCTCAG GAGTTTTTTGGTCAATATTCCAACAACTAGAGGAAGtactaaaaaataagttttgtagAGAAAAGGCTTCTTAG
- the LOC117911072 gene encoding RNA N6-adenosine-methyltransferase mettl16 isoform X2, with amino-acid sequence MGGKKRRRVERPSIHPRNKYSVNPPDFALLASLYPSFKPFVFLNRAGRPTIDWTDFNATRELTRVLLLHDHGLNWWIPDGQLCPTVPNRSNYIHWIEDLLSSDIIPKTSSDGNNVRGFDIGTGANCIYPLLGASLLGWSFVGTDVTDVALEWAEKNVKSNPHISELIEIRKVESDGSTPSGEGLHIGESFVVEGEKDLSGINAGDTQPLPSCSLDADLGSNKSYHGPPVLLGVLKDGENLDFCMCNPPFFETMEEAGLNPKTSCGGTPEEMVCPGGEQAFITRIIDDSVILKQSFRWYTSMVGKKSNLKILVSKLRNVGVTIVKTTEFVQGQTCRWGIAWSFVPSARKMILPHVAKKNNQAFMLEGLQRQFSAINVLQSVAISNDHCNAILKTEVQGYNELNNYQYMQEICDGSSLPPLFEELCFRISVFQQIPGTLLVRGSLKDRESPGSGVFWSIFQQLEEVLKNKFCREKAS; translated from the exons ATGGGTGGCAAGAAGAGGAGGAGAGTGGAGCGGCCGTCGATACATCCCCGAAACAAGTACTCCGTAAACCCGCCCGATTTCGCCCTCTTGGCTTCCCTCTACCCATCCTTCAAGCCCTTCGTTTTCTTGAACCGCGCCGGTCGACCCACAATCGATTGGACCGATTTTAACGCCACCCGAGAGCTGACCCGAGTGCTTCTCCTCCACGACCATGGCCTAAATTG GTGGATTCCTGATGGGCAGCTTTGCCCTACAGTTCCAAACAGATCAAACTATATCCATTGGATTGAAGATCTTCTGTCTTCTGACATTATTCCTAAGACAAGCAGTGATGGAAATAATGTGAGGGGTTTTGACATTGGAACTGGAGCCAATTGCATTTACCCACTTCTTGGTGCATCTCTTTTGGGATGGAGCTTTGTTGGGACAG ATGTGACAGATGTAGCGCTGGAGTGGGCAGAGAAGAATGTTAAAAGTAATCCGCATATTTcagaattaattgaaattagAAAGGTTGAAAGTGATGGCAGCACCCCTTCTGGGGAGGGGTTGCATATTGGTGAGTCATTCGTTGTTGAAGGTGAAAAAGATTTAAGTGGAATTAATGCGGGGGACACACAGCCTTTGCCCTCATGTTCACTTGATGCAGATTTGGGTTCAAATAAAAGTTATCATGGGCCTCCTGTGCTCCTTGGTGTCCTGAAGGATGGTGAGAATCTTGACTTCTGTATGTGTAATCCTCCATTTTTTGAGACCATGGAGGAAGCAGGACTTAACCCAAAAACTTCATGTGGTGGGACCCCAGAGGAGATGGTTTGCCCTGGAGGAGAGCAGGCTTTTATAACCCGTATCATTGACGATAGTGTGATTTTGAAGCAATCTTTTCG GTGGTACACTTCGATGGTTGGGAAGAAATCAAACCTGAAGATCCTTGTATCAAAGCTTCGGAATGTTGGAGTGACCATAGTTAAGACAACTGAATTTGTCCAAGGCCAAACATGTCGTTGGGGGATTGCTTGGTCTTTTGTGCCTTCTGCCAGGAAGATGATATTGCCTCATGTAGCCAAGAAGAACAATCAGGCTTTCATGCTTGAG GGTCTTCAACGCCAATTTAGTGCCATAAATGTGCTACAATCA GTTGCTATATCAAATGATCACTGTAATGCAATCCTGAAGACTGAAGTGCAAGGTTACAATGAACTCAACAATTACCAGTATATGCAAGAGATTTGCGATGGTTCAAGTTTGCCCCCTTTGTTTGAAGAACTATGCTTCCGCATTTCG GTTTTTCAGCAAATTCCTGGGACACTTTTGGTGAGAGGATCATTAAAAGATAGAGAAAGCCCAGGCTCAG GAGTTTTTTGGTCAATATTCCAACAACTAGAGGAAGtactaaaaaataagttttgtagAGAAAAGGCTTCTTAG
- the LOC117911418 gene encoding chaperone protein dnaJ 11, chloroplastic-like, protein MASSTHLHFPILCDFIHPLPISWFFIRFCPPLHSAPVAELIILLIIFVGRFMASSSSLYEVLGIPVSASGNEIKAAYRRLARVCHPDVVAMNQKETSANEFMKIHAAYSTLSDPDKRANYDQDLFRRRRPVMATAMRTGGSSFSGFSRRTWETDQCW, encoded by the coding sequence ATGGCCTCAAGCACCCACCTTCACTTCCCCATTCTCTGTGATTTCATCCACCCATTGCCCATTTCTTGGTTCTTCATAAGATTTTGTCCACCTCTACATTCAGCTCCGGTAGCTGAACTGATCATACTACTGATAATTTTTGTGGGGCGATTCATGGCTTCGTCTTCATCGCTTTATGAGGTTCTTGGGATTCCGGTGAGCGCCTCCGGGAACGAGATAAAGGCGGCGTACCGGAGGCTGGCGAGAGTGTGCCATCCGGATGTTGTAGCGATGAACCAGAAGGAGACTTCAGCTAACGAGTTTATGAAGATACATGCAGCCTACTCCACCTTGTCGGACCCTGATAAGCGAGCAAATTATGACCAGGATCTTTTCAGGCGGCGCCGGCCGGTGATGGCCACCGCCATGAGAACCGGCGGTTCCTCTTTTTCGGGCTTTTCTCGCCGGACTTGGGAGACCGACCAGTGCTGGTAG
- the LOC117911073 gene encoding PI-PLC X-box domain-containing protein DDB_G0293730-like, with amino-acid sequence MGSQASKQLARRKALSTQKKTLCELNQTCGDVFPGSDYHPPDRKNWMSGLGPEKVHINKIVWPGTHDSATNKIGIPLVSRPFAQCQSLSIYHQLVRGTRVLDIRVQEDRRVCHGILVTYSIDSVIKDIKKFLAETQSEIIILEIRTEFGHQDPPEFEKYLEDQLGEFLIHQDDHVFGKTIAELLPKRIICVWKPSKSPQPKAGGPLWNAGHLKDNWIDTDLPSTKFDSNIKHLSEQAPVTSRKFFYRVENTVTPQADNPVLCVKPVTRRIHGYARLFIAKCVSQGCADRLQIFSTDFIDEDFVDACVGLTYARIEGKA; translated from the coding sequence ATGGGTTCTCAGGCTTCTAAGCAGTTGGCACGACGGAAGGCACTCTCCACTCAGAAGAAAACTCTCTGTGAGCTCAATCAAACCTGTGGTGATGTGTTCCCTGGTTCAGACTACCATCCCCCTGATCGGAAGAATTGGATGTCTGGCCTTGGCCCTGAGAAAGTTCACATTAACAAGATTGTATGGCCAGGGACCCATGATTCTGCAACCAACAAGATTGGAATCCCACTCGTCAGCCGGCCCTTTGCTCAATGCCAATCCTTGTCCATCTATCATCAGCTTGTGAGAGGCACCAGAGTTCTTGACATCCGGGTCCAGGAGGATCGCCGGGTCTGCCATGGAATCCTTGTGACATATAGTATTGATAGTGTCATCAAAGACATCAAGAAGTTCTTGGCTGAGACCCAGTCAGAGATTATTATCCTGGAGATCCGCACTGAGTTTGGACACCAAGACCCACCTGAATTCGAGAAGTACTTGGAGGATCAGCTTGGCGAGTTTCTAATCCACCAGGATGATCATGTGTTCGGAAAGACAATTGCAGAACTGTTGCCAAAGAGAATTATCTGTGTATGGAAGCCAAGTAAGTCACCTCAACCGAAGGCAGGAGGGCCATTATGGAATGCAGGGCACCTGAAAGATAACTGGATCGACACAGATTTACCATCCACAAAATTTGATAGCAACATAAAGCATTTGAGCGAGCAAGCGCCTGTTACATCCAGGAAATTCTTTTACAGGGTCGAAAATACAGTTACTCCACAGGCAGATAACCCAGTCTTGTGTGTCAAACCTGTGACAAGGCGGATCCATGGATATGCTAGGCTTTTCATAGCTAAATGTGTCTCTCAAGGTTGTGCTGATCGGCTGCAGATCTTCTCAACAGATTTTATTGATGAGGATTTCGTTGATGCATGTGTTGGGTTGACATATGCAAGAATAGAAGGGAAGGCCTGA